In the Acidimicrobiales bacterium genome, GCGGCGTCAGCACCAGCATGATCACCAGCGTGAACAGGGCGATCGCCCCGCCGTAGGACCCGGAACCAGGCCACAGGTCATAGAAGAAGGCCAGCATCTGGGCCAGGAACTCGAACACTAGGGGGCGCCCTTCGACTTGTCGGCGGGGGTGAGGGGTTCGGGGACGGGGACGGGGTCGTAGCCGTAGCGCCCCCACGGGTGGCAGCGACCGAGACGACGGAGCGTGAGGGCCCCGCCCCGCAGCGCGCCGTGGCTGGTGACCGCCTCGATGCCGTAGGCGGAGCAGGTCGGCTGGAAGCGGCAGGGGGAGAGCCGGCCGGCACGGACCAGCTGCCACACCCGGAACACCGCCACCAGGGCACGTGCTGCGATGCTCGGTCGGCGGGGGAGGGCAGCCACGGCGGTCACGGTGCCCCCGGGGGCTCGGTCGGCGCTGGCCGCAGGGCGGCGATGGCGGTGGACACGCTCGCTCTCATCTCGTCGAAGGTCAGGTCCGCTGCTGCAGGGGCAGCGGCGATCAGGTAGGTCCCCGGCTCCAGGTCGGTCGCCAGCTCGCTGACGATCGCCCGAAGGCGCCGGCGGACCCGGTTCCTGGTCACGGCCGACCCCACCGGTTTCCCGATGGCATAGGCCACCCGGGGCGGCTCGCCGGTCGGGCCGGGTGCCCACGTTACCGTGAGCGGCCCCCCACGAGACCGTCGGCCGTGACGGCGCAGATCGGCGAAGCCCGACCGGTCGCGGACGCGCCAGGTCGTGGCCACCCGAGGGGTCACCCGGCGGTCTCAGGCCGTGAGCTTGTGGCGGCCCTTGCGGCGACGGGCCTTGACGATGGCCCGACCTGCGCGGGTGGACATGCGGTGGCGGAACCCGTGGTTCTTCGCTCGCTTCCGGACGTTGGGCTGGTACGTGCGCTTCACGCGTTCCTCCTCGGGATGGACCTCGGCGCCGGGCGATCGAGGGGTGGGCCGGGTCCATGCGGACGGCGGTGGGGGCCCAGGGCGCGACGTGATGCCGGACCCGGTGCTCGCACCTGGTCGGGAAGGCTACGACCTGGTCCCCCCGGCGGGCAACACCGCGCGCGGGCACCGGAGCGAAGCCAGCCGCGGCGATCGTCCGAACAGGCCCCTTGCGCCGGCCCCACGGGGCAGTGCTACCGTCCCCCATCAGTCGTCCTCCACAGGGGTTCGGCCCGCCGTCGGCGCAGCGACTCCGGCGGTGGCACAGGAGAGCCAACGGACCGCGTGGCGGCGCCGGGTTCGGACGACCTATCCGTCCATCCACAGCTGTGGATGACGTTGTGGACCGTCGAAGCATCTGGGAGGCGTTCAGGCTGGTGGACGAGGCGGAGCGGTTGTGGAGCGCCTGCACCGATGCCTTGCGCACCCGGGTGCCCGACGCGGTGTGGAAGAGCTGCTTCTCCTCGTCGGCCCCGGTGGGGCTCTCGGCCGAGCGGATCACCGTCGCCGTGCCGTCCACCCTGGTCAAGGAGCGCATCGAGGCCCGCTGGGTCGACGCCGTGAACCAGACCCTCGCCGAGGTCGGTGCCCCCGAGCTGCGGCTGGCCCTCGAGGTCCGCACCGACGCCGCCGCCGAGGAGCTCTTCCCGGGAGCGGGCACCGCCGATCCCGTCGCGGAAGCGATCAGCACCGCGTTCGACCAGGGCTCCTTCGACCAGCCCGCCCCTCCTGGGCTCGGGCGCGACGCCGACGGCCCGACCACCGAGCGACGGGCGTCGCCGCGCCCCGGTCCCGGTGACCACCGACCGCCCGCGCTCAACCCCCGCTACACCTTCGACAACTTCGTGACCGGGGCGTCGAACCGCTTCGCCCACGCCGCCGCCCTCGCCGTCGCCGAGACCCCTGCCCGCTCCTACAACCCGCTGTTCATCTACGGCGTGGCCGGCCTCGGCAAGACCCACCTGCTCCACGGCATCGCCCACTACGTGGCCCAGAACTACCCGGCCTACAGCGTGCGCTACGTCTCCACCGAGGCGTTCATGAACGACTTCGTCGATGCCATCCGCACCAACACCACCACGGCGTTCAAGCGCCGCTACCGCGAGAGCGACGTCCTCCTCGTCGACGACATCCAGTTCATGGAGGGCAAGGAGGGGCTCCAAGAGGAGTTCTTCCACACCTTCAACCAGCTCCACGGGGCCAACCGCCAGATCGTGATCAGCTCCGACCGGCCGCCGCGGTCGATCGCCACCCTCGAGGACCGCCTCCGGAGCCGCTTCGAGTGGGGTCTCATCACCGACATCCAGCCCCCCGAGCTCGAGACCCGCCTCGCCATCCTGCGAAAGAAGGCCGAGCGCGAGCCGACCCACATCCCCGCCGAGGTCCTCGAGTTCATCGCCACCCACATCACCAACAACATCCGAGAGCTCGAGGGCGCCCTCATCCGGGTGTCGGCCTTCGCCAGCCTGAACCGGGCGCCCCTCACCGCCGAGCTGGCCAAGGAGGTCCTCAGCGACATCCTCTCCGACAGCCAGCCCCGCACCATCACCGCCAAGCTCATCCTCGACGCCACCTCGGCGATGTTCGACTTCCCGGTCGAGGAGATCTGCGGCAAGAGCCGGCGACGCCCACTCGTCACCGCCCGCCAAATCGGGATGTACGTCTGCCGAGAGATGACCGACCTCAGCTACCCGGCCATCGCCCGGGAGTTCGGCGGACGAGACCACACCACCGTGATCCACGCCGTGGAGAAGATCGGCGCCCTCATGAAGGAGCGACGCCAGATCTACGACCAGGTCACGGAGCTGATCCAGAGCATCCGCAATGGCTGACCGGCGACCCCCCGGACCCCCCGGGCCACGACGCTCGTGGGTGGTGCCCGCGCGAGGGACAACCATGGGGGTGACCTGGGGACGAGCCTGTGGGCAGGCGGGTCGCGTGCACAGGAGTCATCCCACCGTCACCCCCACCCGGTCCCAGGTGTGGGAGCCTGGGGACGACGCCGGGACAACAGCGCACCCTGCCACCTGCGGCGATGGCACCTCATCCCCAATCCACAGCCCTTATTACCTCCCTTGCCAAGTACTCCTTAGAGAAGGAAGAAGAGACGCGTGAAGTTCCGCTGCGAGCGAGACGTCCTCGTCGAGGCCCTCGGCACCGCCACCCGGGCCGTGTCGAGCCGGGGTGGTGCCCTTCCGGTCCTCTCCGGCGTGCGCGCCGTCCTCGAGGGTGACCGCCTCACCTTGACCGGCTCCGACCTCGACCTGACCATCACCGTCGACGTCACCGTGTCGGGCCAGTCCGACGGCGTCGCCGTGGTCCCCGCCCGCCTCGCCGGCGACATCGTCCGTGCCCTCGAGCCCGGCGCGGTGCACGTGGAGGTCGAGGCCGAAGAGGCCCGCATCTCCTCGGGGCGCTCGCAGTTCTCGGTGCGCCTCCTCCCCGCCGACGACTTCCCCCGGGTGGCCGACGCTCCCGGCGACGAGGTCACCCTCGATGCTGCGGCGCTCGCCGACGCCCTGCGCCAGGTGGTACGGGCGGCCAGCCACGACGACGCCAGGCCGATCCTCACCGGGGTGCTCATGGCCGCCGAGGGCGACGGCCTCCGCCTGGTCGCCACCGACTCCTACCGCCTGGCGGTCCGCGACCTCCCCGGCGCCACCGTGCTGCGGGAGGGCCAGGCCGTCCTGGTGCCCTCGCGGGCGCTCGGCGAGCTCACCCGCGTCCTCGGTGGCGCCGAGCAGGTCACGCTGCGGCTGGGGGAGCGCGACGCCACCTTCGAGGTCGGTGCCGTCCGCCTCACCACCCGTCTCATCGAGGGCGAGTTCCCCAACTACCGCCAGCTGATCCCGAGTGCTCACCCCAACCGCCTCACCGTCGGTCGCGAGCCCCTGCTCGACGCCATCCGTCGCGTGAAGCTCCTCGCCCGCGAGGCGACCCCGGTGCGCATCACCCTGCGGCCCGACGGCATCGAGCTCACCGCCGTCACCCAGGACGTGGGTCAGGCCTCGGAGGACGTCGACGCCAAGTACGAGGGCGCCGAGATGGTCATCGCCTTCAACCCGGAGTACCTCGCCGAGGGGATCGAGGCCGTCTCGGGCGACGAGGTCACCCTCGAGACCATCGACGGCCTCAAGCCGGCGGTCGTCCGGTCGGTCGAGAGCCAGGACTACCTGTACCTGCTCATGCCCGTCCGGGTGAGCTGACCGGCGACGGTGGCGGGACGAGCCGCATGGAGCTGCGCCACCTCTGGCTGACCGACTTCCGGTCCTACGCCACCGCCGAGCTGGTGCCGGCGCCGGGCCTCACCGCCATCGTGGGGCCCAACGGCCAGGGCAAGACCAACCTGCTCGAGGCGGTCGGCTACTTGGCCACCCTCTCGTCGTTCCGGGGCGCGCCAGGGGAGGCCATGGTTCGTCAGGGCGTCGAGGTGGCGGTGGTGCGGGCCGAGGTCGAACGCGAGGGCCGCACCGCGCTTGTCGAGGCCGAGCTGCGCACCTCGGGGCGCGACCGCGTGCAGGTCAACCGCCAGCCGCTGCGCCGGACCCGCGACCTCCTCGGGACCGTGCGCGTCACGGTCTTCTCACCCGACGACCTGGCGCTGGTGAAGGGCGGGCCGGGGGAGCGGCGCCGGGTGCTCGACGACACCCTGGTGACCTGCGCCCCCCGCCACGACGCCACCCGGAGCGACCTCGATCGCGTGCTCCGGCAGCGGGGGACGCTCTTGAAGCAGGCGGGCGGGCGGCTGACCGACGAGGTCGCGGCCACCCTCGACGTGTGGGACGCCAAGCTGGCCGAGCTGGGGGAGGTGCTCGGCACCGCCCGGGCCCGCCTGGTCGAGCGCCTGGCGCCGGCCGTGGCGGTGGCCTACGACCAGGTGGCGAGCGCGTCGGCCGAGGTGCACACCACCTACGACCCGCCGTGGCGCCGCGAGGGCCTGGCCGCGGCCCTGGCCCGGGTCCGGGCCGACGACGTCCGGCGGGGCGTCTCGACGGTGGGCCCGCACCGCGACGACGTGGTCTTCGAGGTCAACGCCATGCCCGCCCGGACCCACGCTTCCCAGGGCGAGCAGCGGTCGCTGGCGCTGGCCCTGCGCCTCGCCACCCACGCCGTGGTCACCGAGATCACCGGGTCGGCACCGATCCTGTGCCTCGACGACGTGTTCTCCGAGCTCGACCCCGACCGGTCGTCGGCCCTCCTCGCCCACCTCCCCCCCGGCCAGGCCCTCCTCACCACCGCCGGCCCCCTCCCCGCCGGCACCACCCCCGACCTCACCGTCCAGGTCGGAACCGGAACCCTGAAGGTGGCCGCGTGACGCGCTTGCCGGAGCTGGCGCCAAGGGGCGCAGGCCGCCAGGCGGAGCTCGCAGCGTGACGCGGTGGCGGCCGTTGCCCGACGCGCAGGGCCCCGGCCCGCGGTCGGTGGCCGACTCGCTCGACCGGGTGGCGGCGTCGCTCGGCGTGCCGCGCGCCTCCACCCTCACCACCGTGTTCTCGGCCTGGCCGGAGCTGGTGGGCGCCTCGGTGGCGGAGCGGGCCACGCCCCGACGACTCGAGGGGACGGTCCTGCACGTGAGCGTCGAGGAGCCCGCCTGGGCCACCCAGCTGCGTTGGCTGGAGGCCGATCTGCTGCGTCGTCTGGAGGAGGTGGTGGGTCCGGGGGCGGTCACCGCCATCGAGGTGCGCGTGCGGGCCCCTGGAGGCCCCTGAGGGCGCTCTGGGCGCCCCGGGGATGCCGCGAGAGCGTCTCACCCCGCTGGTAGGATGGGGCTCATCGCGATCCCACCCGTCGACCGGCGCATGCCGCGGTCCGGACTGGGGCCGCCTGCTCGTTCTCACCTGCTGAAGGGCGCGTCGTGGCGCAGATGACTGACTCGTACGGGGCCAAGGACCTCCAGGTCCTCGAGGGGCTCGAGGCGGTGCGCAAGCGCCCCGGCATGTACATCGGGTCCACGGGGCTCAACGGCCTCCACCACCTCGTCTACGAGGTGGTCGACAACTCCGTCGACGAAGCGATGGCTGGGCACTGCGACCAGATCGACGTCACCCTGCTGCCCGACGGGGGCTGCCGGGTGGTCGACGACGGCCGGGGAATCCCCGTCGACCCCCACCCGAAGTACAAGGACAAG is a window encoding:
- the rpmH gene encoding 50S ribosomal protein L34 gives rise to the protein MKRTYQPNVRKRAKNHGFRHRMSTRAGRAIVKARRRKGRHKLTA
- the dnaN gene encoding DNA polymerase III subunit beta encodes the protein MKFRCERDVLVEALGTATRAVSSRGGALPVLSGVRAVLEGDRLTLTGSDLDLTITVDVTVSGQSDGVAVVPARLAGDIVRALEPGAVHVEVEAEEARISSGRSQFSVRLLPADDFPRVADAPGDEVTLDAAALADALRQVVRAASHDDARPILTGVLMAAEGDGLRLVATDSYRLAVRDLPGATVLREGQAVLVPSRALGELTRVLGGAEQVTLRLGERDATFEVGAVRLTTRLIEGEFPNYRQLIPSAHPNRLTVGREPLLDAIRRVKLLAREATPVRITLRPDGIELTAVTQDVGQASEDVDAKYEGAEMVIAFNPEYLAEGIEAVSGDEVTLETIDGLKPAVVRSVESQDYLYLLMPVRVS
- a CDS encoding DUF721 domain-containing protein codes for the protein MPDAQGPGPRSVADSLDRVAASLGVPRASTLTTVFSAWPELVGASVAERATPRRLEGTVLHVSVEEPAWATQLRWLEADLLRRLEEVVGPGAVTAIEVRVRAPGGP
- the yidD gene encoding membrane protein insertion efficiency factor YidD, yielding MAALPRRPSIAARALVAVFRVWQLVRAGRLSPCRFQPTCSAYGIEAVTSHGALRGGALTLRRLGRCHPWGRYGYDPVPVPEPLTPADKSKGAP
- the rnpA gene encoding ribonuclease P protein component; the encoded protein is MTPRVATTWRVRDRSGFADLRRHGRRSRGGPLTVTWAPGPTGEPPRVAYAIGKPVGSAVTRNRVRRRLRAIVSELATDLEPGTYLIAAAPAAADLTFDEMRASVSTAIAALRPAPTEPPGAP
- a CDS encoding DNA replication/repair protein RecF, coding for MELRHLWLTDFRSYATAELVPAPGLTAIVGPNGQGKTNLLEAVGYLATLSSFRGAPGEAMVRQGVEVAVVRAEVEREGRTALVEAELRTSGRDRVQVNRQPLRRTRDLLGTVRVTVFSPDDLALVKGGPGERRRVLDDTLVTCAPRHDATRSDLDRVLRQRGTLLKQAGGRLTDEVAATLDVWDAKLAELGEVLGTARARLVERLAPAVAVAYDQVASASAEVHTTYDPPWRREGLAAALARVRADDVRRGVSTVGPHRDDVVFEVNAMPARTHASQGEQRSLALALRLATHAVVTEITGSAPILCLDDVFSELDPDRSSALLAHLPPGQALLTTAGPLPAGTTPDLTVQVGTGTLKVAA
- the dnaA gene encoding chromosomal replication initiator protein DnaA → MDRRSIWEAFRLVDEAERLWSACTDALRTRVPDAVWKSCFSSSAPVGLSAERITVAVPSTLVKERIEARWVDAVNQTLAEVGAPELRLALEVRTDAAAEELFPGAGTADPVAEAISTAFDQGSFDQPAPPGLGRDADGPTTERRASPRPGPGDHRPPALNPRYTFDNFVTGASNRFAHAAALAVAETPARSYNPLFIYGVAGLGKTHLLHGIAHYVAQNYPAYSVRYVSTEAFMNDFVDAIRTNTTTAFKRRYRESDVLLVDDIQFMEGKEGLQEEFFHTFNQLHGANRQIVISSDRPPRSIATLEDRLRSRFEWGLITDIQPPELETRLAILRKKAEREPTHIPAEVLEFIATHITNNIRELEGALIRVSAFASLNRAPLTAELAKEVLSDILSDSQPRTITAKLILDATSAMFDFPVEEICGKSRRRPLVTARQIGMYVCREMTDLSYPAIAREFGGRDHTTVIHAVEKIGALMKERRQIYDQVTELIQSIRNG